Proteins found in one Hypericibacter terrae genomic segment:
- a CDS encoding RecX family transcriptional regulator → MTEAALLEAALDYLARYAASTTRLRRVLERRVRRRSADRNVLDAARKTIAEVIAKLTAKGLLEDGRYASTRAESLTRQGRSRRWIEAKLSADGVASPLIRDAIEALPGSRARSELGAAIAFAKRRRLGPYRTPKRRSREELKALASKELAALARAGFDHRTARIVLDAGSAETLLAMLDEA, encoded by the coding sequence ATGACGGAAGCGGCCCTGCTGGAGGCGGCGCTCGACTATCTCGCGCGCTATGCCGCCTCGACCACCCGGTTGCGGCGGGTGCTGGAGCGCCGCGTGCGGCGGCGCTCCGCCGACCGCAATGTCCTCGACGCAGCGCGCAAGACTATCGCCGAGGTGATCGCCAAGCTGACCGCGAAAGGCCTGCTCGAAGACGGGCGCTACGCCTCGACCCGGGCCGAGAGCCTGACGCGGCAGGGCCGTTCGCGCCGCTGGATCGAGGCCAAGCTCTCCGCCGACGGTGTCGCCTCGCCCCTGATCCGCGACGCCATCGAGGCATTGCCGGGAAGCCGGGCCCGGTCCGAGCTGGGCGCCGCCATCGCCTTCGCGAAGCGGCGGCGCCTCGGTCCCTACCGGACGCCGAAGCGTCGCAGCCGGGAAGAGCTGAAAGCGCTGGCAAGCAAGGAGCTGGCGGCGCTGGCCCGGGCCGGCTTCGATCACCGCACGGCGCGGATCGTGCTGGATGCAGGCTCGGCCGAGACGCTGCTGGCGATGCTGGACGAGGCGTGA
- a CDS encoding tetratricopeptide repeat protein has protein sequence MLAFVRLALCAGLLLGASLLLPLSAQAQDPNAPGLNLSNPYAKPNTGTLGSSLNETITPRNEQYNEALARIQTGDYDGAMLILNKLIAMDPVDADALTQLGYCYQKENQLGKAMSYYKKVIGMKPQHLLANRNAGELLLDMKNLSGAEERLTVLQDACVNCDEYNQLKAKIDAYKLSIQG, from the coding sequence ATGCTTGCCTTTGTTCGCCTCGCCCTCTGCGCCGGCCTCCTGCTGGGCGCCAGCCTCCTCTTGCCTCTGTCGGCCCAGGCGCAAGACCCGAACGCGCCCGGTCTCAATCTGTCGAATCCCTATGCGAAGCCGAACACCGGGACGCTCGGCTCCTCGCTCAACGAGACCATCACGCCGCGGAACGAGCAGTACAACGAGGCGCTCGCCCGCATCCAGACCGGCGACTATGACGGCGCGATGCTGATCCTCAACAAGCTGATCGCGATGGATCCGGTCGACGCGGATGCGCTGACCCAGCTGGGCTACTGCTATCAGAAGGAGAACCAGCTGGGGAAGGCGATGAGCTACTACAAGAAGGTCATCGGCATGAAGCCCCAGCATCTGCTCGCCAACCGGAATGCCGGCGAGTTGCTGCTCGATATGAAGAATCTCTCGGGCGCGGAAGAGCGGCTCACCGTGCTGCAGGACGCCTGCGTGAATTGCGACGAGTACAACCAGCTCAAGGCGAAGATCGACGCCTACAAGCTGTCGATCCAGGGCTGA
- a CDS encoding tetratricopeptide repeat protein produces the protein MHKFTRIALAAGPVLGLAVGLAIALPAPSGWSMGSSSDSSSTSPAVTADYVTAKKLVDEGNYRDAIPILDQLVAKNPADADALNELGFSHRKLGHQQKALTYYLKALSTEPNHLGANEYLGELYLEMKDLPHAEERLAVLEKACTNCEQYTELKEKIADYKAKQQS, from the coding sequence ATGCACAAATTCACTCGTATCGCGCTGGCGGCTGGCCCCGTGCTCGGGCTCGCGGTCGGCCTCGCCATCGCGCTGCCCGCGCCGTCCGGCTGGTCGATGGGCAGCTCGAGCGACAGCTCGAGCACTTCCCCCGCCGTCACCGCCGATTATGTGACGGCGAAGAAACTGGTCGACGAGGGCAACTATCGGGATGCGATCCCGATCCTCGATCAACTGGTGGCGAAGAACCCGGCCGACGCCGATGCGCTCAACGAGCTTGGCTTCAGCCATCGCAAGCTCGGCCATCAGCAGAAAGCGCTGACCTACTATCTCAAGGCGCTCTCGACCGAGCCCAATCATCTCGGCGCCAACGAATATCTGGGCGAACTCTATCTCGAGATGAAGGACCTGCCCCACGCCGAGGAACGCCTCGCCGTTCTGGAGAAGGCCTGCACGAATTGCGAGCAGTACACCGAGCTGAAGGAGAAGATCGCAGACTACAAGGCGAAGCAGCAGAGCTGA
- a CDS encoding adenylate/guanylate cyclase domain-containing protein encodes MQAKDMVRRVRLVTGLTLFAYLTTHYLNHAAGLISLDAMEAGRGLFLLLWRNWPMTLLLYAAIFIHQGLAYWAIYQRRSLRMAPWEAAQLLLGLAVPPLIVTHVIGTRLAEALYGTNDNYAYQLLVTWLWQPSDGVKQALVTAIAWAHGCIGLYFWLRLKPWFPRGAAYLFAVGLLLPVLALLGFVEGGREVARLAEDPDSMAAANAIIHFPTPEQVAHLYGIRNGLLWLFAGLLLATLVARWFRAWFIRHRAIQVTYPDGRKVEIQPGTSVLEASRIGGIPHASVCGGRGRCSTCRVRILASDGALPEPGPEERRVLDRVAAGPGIRLACQLRPRVNVSVLPMLPPTASPRDSHARPGYLQGHEEEIAILFADLRAFTRFAERKLPYDVVFLLNRYFRAMGTAVEQAGGHLDKFIGDGVMALFGVGSNPEEGCRLSLEAARRMAVNLDEVNRVLEHDLPEPLRIGIGIHVGPAIVGEMGYGRATSMTAIGDSVNTASRLEGLTKEFACQLVISASVAELAGLELPDAAPHEIAVRGRTQPLRVLAIADARTLPPFTGLTEKVLRQRVRAGAIPTG; translated from the coding sequence ATGCAGGCAAAGGATATGGTGCGACGGGTCCGGCTCGTCACCGGCCTGACGCTCTTTGCCTATCTCACGACCCATTACCTCAATCATGCGGCCGGGCTGATCTCGCTCGATGCGATGGAGGCGGGCCGGGGCCTGTTCCTGCTGCTCTGGCGCAACTGGCCGATGACCCTGCTGCTCTATGCGGCGATCTTCATCCATCAGGGCCTGGCCTATTGGGCGATCTATCAGCGCCGGTCGCTGCGCATGGCGCCCTGGGAGGCGGCCCAGCTGCTGCTGGGGCTCGCCGTGCCGCCCTTGATCGTCACCCATGTGATCGGCACGCGGCTGGCCGAGGCCCTTTACGGCACCAACGACAATTACGCCTACCAGCTGCTCGTGACCTGGCTCTGGCAGCCGAGCGACGGGGTAAAGCAGGCGCTGGTCACGGCTATCGCCTGGGCGCATGGCTGTATCGGTCTTTATTTCTGGCTGCGGCTCAAGCCCTGGTTCCCGAGGGGCGCGGCCTATCTCTTCGCGGTGGGGCTCCTGCTGCCGGTGCTGGCGCTGCTGGGATTCGTGGAAGGCGGGCGCGAGGTGGCGCGGCTGGCCGAGGATCCGGACTCGATGGCGGCGGCGAACGCCATCATCCATTTCCCGACGCCCGAGCAGGTCGCCCATCTCTACGGCATTCGCAACGGCCTGCTGTGGCTCTTCGCCGGTCTTCTGCTGGCCACGCTGGTCGCGCGCTGGTTCCGGGCCTGGTTCATCCGCCATCGCGCGATCCAGGTGACCTATCCCGACGGGCGCAAGGTGGAGATCCAGCCGGGCACCAGCGTGCTCGAGGCCAGCCGGATCGGCGGCATCCCCCATGCCAGCGTCTGCGGCGGGCGCGGGCGCTGCTCGACCTGCCGGGTGCGGATTCTCGCGAGCGATGGCGCGCTGCCCGAGCCCGGGCCCGAAGAGCGCCGCGTGCTCGATCGCGTGGCGGCGGGACCCGGCATCCGGCTCGCCTGCCAGTTGCGGCCGCGCGTGAACGTCTCGGTCCTGCCGATGCTGCCGCCCACCGCCAGCCCGCGCGATTCCCATGCGCGTCCGGGCTATCTCCAGGGCCATGAGGAGGAGATCGCGATCCTGTTCGCGGATCTGCGCGCCTTCACCCGCTTCGCCGAGCGCAAGCTGCCCTACGACGTGGTGTTCCTGCTCAACCGCTATTTCCGTGCCATGGGCACGGCGGTCGAGCAGGCCGGCGGCCATCTCGACAAATTCATCGGCGACGGCGTGATGGCGCTGTTCGGGGTTGGCAGCAATCCCGAGGAAGGCTGCCGTCTCTCGCTCGAGGCGGCCCGGCGCATGGCGGTCAATCTCGACGAGGTCAATCGCGTGCTCGAGCATGACCTGCCCGAGCCGCTGCGCATCGGGATCGGCATCCATGTGGGCCCGGCGATCGTCGGCGAGATGGGCTATGGCCGCGCCACCTCGATGACCGCCATCGGCGATTCGGTCAACACGGCAAGCCGGCTCGAAGGTCTGACGAAGGAGTTCGCCTGCCAGCTGGTGATCTCGGCCTCGGTCGCGGAGCTGGCCGGCCTCGAACTACCCGACGCGGCGCCCCATGAGATCGCCGTGCGCGGCCGCACCCAGCCGCTGCGCGTGCTCGCGATCGCCGACGCGCGGACCCTGCCGCCCTTCACCGGCCTGACGGAAAAGGTCCTGCGCCAGCGCGTCCGCGCCGGCGCGATACCGACGGGGTGA
- a CDS encoding ABC transporter permease → MTKSAGVRIAAPRARHFGRVNWLGLWSLHQREFGRFAKGYIDNLLGPVVTSLLFFAVFRLALGGQSWNVPGISLADFVAPALIMMAVAERALSSTSASILYDKHTGALSDVLMPPLSALERVLGYAFAATSSGLVIGFVVALCLAPFAHYALTGLPAILFFAVGGGLLFGFLGVLVGMWSTRWDHYTAAHTFVFIPTSFFSGMFLPVAVLPEIGQRLVALNPFYYALDGVRGGLTGWRESDPILGAAVLIGCNLVIGAIVWRLMARGYRVKP, encoded by the coding sequence ATGACCAAGTCGGCGGGCGTTCGGATCGCGGCGCCCCGGGCCCGGCATTTCGGCCGGGTCAACTGGCTGGGACTCTGGTCGCTGCATCAGCGCGAGTTCGGCCGTTTCGCCAAGGGCTATATCGACAATCTGCTCGGGCCGGTGGTCACCAGCCTGCTGTTCTTCGCGGTGTTCCGGCTGGCGCTGGGCGGGCAGAGCTGGAATGTCCCCGGCATCTCGCTCGCCGACTTCGTGGCGCCGGCGCTGATCATGATGGCCGTGGCCGAGCGCGCGCTCTCCTCGACCTCGGCCTCGATCCTCTATGACAAGCATACCGGCGCGCTCTCCGACGTGCTGATGCCGCCCTTGTCGGCGCTGGAACGGGTGTTGGGCTACGCCTTCGCCGCCACCAGCTCCGGGCTCGTGATCGGCTTCGTGGTGGCGCTCTGCCTGGCGCCTTTCGCGCATTACGCGCTCACCGGCCTGCCGGCGATCCTGTTCTTCGCGGTCGGCGGCGGGCTGCTGTTCGGGTTCCTCGGCGTGCTGGTGGGCATGTGGTCGACGCGCTGGGATCACTACACGGCGGCCCATACCTTCGTCTTCATCCCGACCTCGTTCTTCTCGGGCATGTTCCTGCCGGTGGCCGTGCTGCCGGAGATCGGGCAGAGGCTGGTGGCGCTCAATCCGTTCTATTACGCGCTCGACGGCGTGCGCGGCGGCCTCACCGGCTGGCGCGAGAGCGATCCGATCCTGGGCGCGGCGGTGCTGATCGGCTGCAATCTCGTGATCGGCGCCATCGTCTGGCGCCTGATGGCGCGCGGATATCGCGTCAAGCCGTAG
- a CDS encoding tetratricopeptide repeat protein encodes MRRFLRMAFLAAPVLASATALASISAGAAGGNTDHSAATSPTPSVVQDDYAAAKNLIDRERYRDAIPILEWLVAKNPADTDALNELGYSHRELGHEQRALNYYLQALAIQPEHVGANEYLGELYLTMKDLPKAEERLAVLQKACGNCEEFSELKEKIADYRAKQQS; translated from the coding sequence ATGCGCAGATTTCTTCGCATGGCCTTCCTGGCCGCCCCGGTTCTCGCTTCCGCCACGGCCCTGGCCTCGATCAGCGCCGGGGCCGCCGGCGGGAACACCGACCATTCGGCCGCGACCTCGCCCACGCCCAGCGTCGTCCAGGACGATTACGCCGCGGCCAAGAACCTCATCGACCGGGAGCGCTACCGCGACGCCATCCCGATCCTGGAATGGCTGGTGGCGAAGAACCCCGCGGATACCGACGCGCTCAACGAGCTGGGCTACAGCCATCGCGAGCTGGGCCACGAGCAACGGGCCCTGAACTACTATCTTCAGGCCCTGGCCATCCAGCCCGAGCATGTCGGGGCCAACGAGTATCTGGGCGAGCTCTACCTCACCATGAAAGACCTGCCCAAGGCCGAGGAGCGGCTCGCCGTGCTGCAGAAAGCCTGTGGAAATTGCGAGGAATTCTCGGAACTTAAGGAAAAGATTGCGGACTATAGGGCGAAGCAGCAGAGTTGA
- a CDS encoding ABC transporter permease, with the protein MTPPATSSASSSARPAPDVRRFGPVNWVGLWTLYLKEVRRFAKVATQTILAPLVTTLLFFAIFTLALGRAVQNVGGVSFPEFLGPGLIMMAMVQNAFANTSSSLVIAKIQGNIVDLVMPPLSPGELTFALAAGGLTRGIAVGITVGIVIALLVPVHVHDLFFVLFHAVAACLMLSLLGILGGLWSEKFDHIAAVTNFVITPLSFLSGAFYSAERLPGIWHTVAHFNPFFYMIDGFRYGFIGHADGSLTAGLIVLTLANVGLYALIHRLFSIGYKLRP; encoded by the coding sequence ATGACCCCTCCCGCGACGTCATCCGCATCTTCGTCCGCCCGTCCCGCCCCCGACGTCCGTCGCTTCGGCCCGGTCAATTGGGTCGGCCTCTGGACGCTCTATCTCAAGGAGGTGCGCCGCTTCGCGAAGGTCGCGACCCAGACGATCCTGGCGCCGCTGGTCACGACCCTGCTGTTCTTCGCGATCTTCACCCTGGCGCTCGGCCGCGCGGTCCAGAATGTGGGCGGCGTTTCCTTCCCGGAATTTCTCGGGCCTGGCCTCATCATGATGGCGATGGTACAGAACGCCTTCGCCAACACCTCCTCCTCGCTGGTGATCGCCAAGATCCAGGGCAACATCGTCGATCTGGTGATGCCGCCCTTGAGCCCGGGCGAGCTCACCTTCGCGCTCGCCGCGGGCGGGCTCACGCGCGGGATCGCGGTCGGGATCACGGTCGGGATCGTGATCGCGCTGCTGGTGCCGGTGCATGTCCACGACCTGTTCTTCGTGCTGTTCCATGCCGTGGCGGCCTGCCTGATGCTGTCGCTCCTGGGCATCCTCGGCGGGCTCTGGTCGGAGAAGTTCGACCATATCGCGGCCGTGACCAATTTCGTGATCACGCCGCTCTCCTTCCTCTCGGGTGCCTTCTATTCGGCGGAGCGGCTGCCGGGCATCTGGCACACGGTCGCGCATTTCAATCCGTTCTTCTACATGATCGACGGATTCCGCTACGGATTCATCGGCCATGCCGACGGGTCGCTGACCGCGGGCCTGATCGTGCTGACGCTCGCCAATGTCGGGCTCTATGCCCTGATCCACCGGCTGTTCTCGATCGGCTACAAGCTGCGGCCATGA